In the Euphorbia lathyris chromosome 5, ddEupLath1.1, whole genome shotgun sequence genome, one interval contains:
- the LOC136231376 gene encoding PLAT domain-containing protein 1-like produces the protein MALKTAHLLSFLLLLAFSTVAFSDSECVYTLFIRTGSIFKGGTDSIVSVRLYDELGEYIGITNLRSWGGLMGPEHSYFERGNLDFFSGKAPCLSSPVCALNLTSDGVGPHHGWYVNYVEVATAGVHGTCSQEQFTIEQWLASDAAPYELTAIRNNCPTYSTLGRKDRLGVKSASI, from the exons ATGGCACTCAAAACCGCTCACCTTCTTTCTTTTCTCCTCCTTCTTGCCTTCTCCACCGTCGCCTTCTCG GATTCGGAGTGCGTTTATACTCTGTTCATAAGGACCGGATCGATCTTCAAAGGAGGAACGGATTCAATCGTGAGCGTAAGGCTGTACGACGAACTCGGGGAGTATATCGGAATTACAAATCTGAGATCCTGGGGAGGGCTAATGGGCCCTGAACACAGTTATTTTGAGAGGGGCAATCTCGACTTTTTCAGCGGCAAAGCTCCCTGCTTAAGCTCTCCGGTGTGTGCTTTGAACTTGACGTCCGACGGAGTCGGTCCACATCACGGGTGGTATGTGAACTACGTGGAGGTTGCAACCGCCGGGGTTCACGGCACTTGCTCGCAAGAGCAGTTCACGATTGAGCAGTGGCTTGCTAGTGATGCGGCGCCGTATGAGTTAACGGCCATCCGGAATAATTGCCCAACCTATTCCACCCTTGGCCGCAAAGATCGCCTTGGGGTTAAATCTGCTTCCATCTAA